A genomic segment from Desulfurispirillum indicum S5 encodes:
- a CDS encoding chemotaxis protein CheD: MRKLSQAICLKPAEALIGEHPQTIYTILGSCVCVIMHSPRLKITGITHALMPSIGQASTTTPLKYADGCVRFLHDAFRSRGVKPHELTVSVFGGSRMANQPRRHAWISVGELNVEVTLTLLRELGYPISHQETGGINGRKVFINCASGEVLLKRLPTLPECL, encoded by the coding sequence ATGCGGAAACTGAGCCAAGCCATCTGCCTCAAGCCAGCCGAGGCCCTTATCGGTGAACATCCTCAGACCATCTACACCATCCTTGGCTCCTGCGTCTGCGTGATCATGCACAGCCCACGCCTGAAGATCACCGGCATCACCCATGCCCTGATGCCCTCCATCGGCCAGGCCAGCACCACCACTCCCCTGAAGTACGCCGATGGCTGTGTGCGCTTTCTCCATGACGCCTTCCGCTCCCGTGGCGTCAAACCCCACGAACTCACCGTCAGCGTCTTTGGCGGCAGCCGTATGGCAAACCAGCCAAGGCGTCACGCCTGGATAAGCGTCGGAGAGCTCAATGTGGAAGTTACCCTCACCCTGCTGCGCGAACTTGGCTACCCCATCAGCCACCAGGAAACCGGAGGCATCAATGGCCGTAAAGTCTTCATCAACTGCGCCAGCGGAGAGGTTCTGCTCAAACGCCTGCCCACGCTTCCCGAGTGCCTGTGA
- the cobT gene encoding nicotinate-nucleotide--dimethylbenzimidazole phosphoribosyltransferase, with protein sequence MKPIIDTITAPSAEIRAAAQARIDSLAKPLGSLGRLESIAAQVAAISGTITPAPRRKCTIVMSADHGIVEEGIACAPQEVTAIQTINMLKNLTGICVLSNANGADVRVVDIGIKPNISHPGLIARKVRPGTANFAKEAAMERHEAEQAVLTGIQVVQELAHEGYNLIGTGEMGIGNTSCSSAIFMALTGASADEAVGKGGGITDEALARKKQVISAALALHQPDPADPLDVLSKVGGLDVAGMVGCFLGAAHSKVPVVIDGFISAAAALVACRLNPLVREYLIPSHRSAEPGYVRIMAELQLEPLLHLDMRLGEGTGCPLAFGIVDAALSMLSTMATFDEAMINRDYLVDIRP encoded by the coding sequence ATGAAGCCCATCATCGACACCATCACCGCCCCCAGCGCCGAAATCCGCGCTGCCGCCCAGGCCCGCATTGACAGCCTGGCCAAACCCCTGGGCAGCCTGGGCAGGCTGGAATCCATCGCCGCCCAGGTGGCCGCCATCAGTGGCACCATCACCCCCGCCCCCCGCAGGAAGTGCACCATCGTCATGTCCGCTGACCACGGCATCGTGGAAGAGGGCATCGCCTGCGCTCCCCAGGAAGTCACCGCCATTCAGACCATCAACATGCTCAAAAACCTGACGGGCATCTGCGTGCTCAGCAACGCCAATGGAGCCGATGTGCGCGTGGTGGATATCGGCATCAAACCCAACATATCCCACCCCGGCCTGATTGCGCGCAAAGTGCGCCCCGGCACCGCCAACTTCGCCAAAGAAGCGGCCATGGAGCGCCACGAGGCCGAACAGGCCGTCCTCACCGGCATCCAGGTGGTTCAGGAGCTGGCACACGAAGGCTATAACCTGATCGGCACCGGCGAAATGGGCATCGGCAACACCAGCTGCAGCAGCGCCATCTTCATGGCCCTGACCGGAGCCAGCGCCGACGAGGCCGTGGGCAAAGGGGGCGGCATCACCGACGAAGCGCTGGCCCGCAAAAAACAGGTCATCAGCGCCGCCCTGGCCCTGCACCAGCCGGACCCCGCCGACCCCCTGGATGTACTGTCCAAAGTGGGCGGACTGGACGTGGCGGGCATGGTGGGCTGCTTTCTGGGCGCTGCCCACAGTAAAGTCCCCGTGGTGATCGACGGCTTTATCTCCGCCGCCGCCGCCCTGGTGGCCTGCCGCCTCAATCCGCTGGTGCGGGAGTACCTGATCCCCTCCCACCGCTCGGCGGAGCCCGGCTACGTCCGCATTATGGCGGAACTGCAGCTGGAACCCCTGCTGCACCTGGATATGCGCCTGGGCGAAGGCACCGGCTGCCCCCTGGCCTTCGGCATTGTGGATGCGGCCCTCAGTATGCTGAGCACCATGGCCACCTTCGATGAAGCCATGATCAACCGCGACTACCTGGTGGATATACGACCATGA
- a CDS encoding sirohydrochlorin cobaltochelatase — protein sequence MKHPESVPQSAIVLAAFGTTYPATLEPILAMLRDIEQRYPGIPVRLAFTSNFIRRKWHERAADAAYRRDHPNIPQQIFAVKNVLGAMADLQHEGCRNIVVQPVLIVDGEEYRDLVACVEALGAIRAHKPHLQPFAKVAIGKPLLGSFHHREQLDALVAALKPDIDAARAAGAALVYMGHGNEHMAQGAYYELEILLRRQYGIPVCIGLVEGLPDFETVQEKLVAAGARSVLLKPLMYVAGDHARNDMAGDEEDSWLTMLQGDGYTVTTVLEGLGQNPAVRRIFLDCLEQAAQEAGIALEGTHG from the coding sequence ATGAAACACCCCGAATCCGTTCCCCAAAGCGCCATTGTACTGGCGGCCTTCGGCACCACCTACCCCGCCACCCTGGAACCCATCCTGGCCATGCTGCGGGACATCGAGCAGCGCTATCCCGGCATCCCCGTCCGCCTGGCCTTCACCTCCAACTTCATCCGCCGCAAGTGGCATGAGCGCGCCGCCGACGCGGCATATCGCCGTGACCACCCGAACATTCCCCAGCAGATCTTTGCCGTCAAAAACGTGCTGGGCGCCATGGCCGATCTGCAGCATGAAGGCTGCCGCAACATCGTGGTGCAGCCCGTGCTGATCGTCGATGGCGAGGAATACCGCGACCTGGTGGCCTGCGTGGAAGCCCTGGGCGCCATCAGGGCCCATAAACCCCACCTGCAGCCCTTCGCCAAAGTCGCCATCGGCAAGCCCCTGCTGGGCTCCTTTCACCACCGTGAGCAGCTTGACGCCCTGGTAGCGGCCCTCAAACCCGATATCGACGCCGCCCGCGCCGCCGGAGCCGCCCTGGTCTACATGGGCCACGGCAACGAACACATGGCCCAGGGCGCCTACTACGAGCTGGAAATTCTGCTGCGCCGCCAGTATGGCATCCCCGTCTGCATTGGCCTGGTGGAAGGCCTGCCCGACTTTGAAACCGTACAGGAAAAGCTGGTCGCCGCCGGAGCGCGCTCCGTGCTCCTGAAACCCCTGATGTACGTGGCCGGAGACCACGCCCGCAACGACATGGCCGGCGACGAAGAGGACTCGTGGCTCACCATGCTTCAGGGCGACGGCTATACCGTGACCACGGTGCTGGAGGGCCTGGGACAGAACCCCGCCGTGCGCCGCATCTTCCTGGATTGCCTGGAGCAGGCCGCGCAGGAAGCCGGAATCGCACTGGAGGGCACCCATGGGTGA
- the cobA gene encoding uroporphyrinogen-III C-methyltransferase, which translates to MGELIIVGAGLGGQSITLAGIEAIRNAEVVLYDRLIHPDIQQYIACEGRDVGKRPYHAHCMTQAQINAMIVDELQQGKRVVRLKGGDTSVFARTIEEVEAARAVGARVTIIPGVTSASSLAARVQSALTDRRSVPGVVFITGHTKADTLETSYRWDALCALGFTIVVYMGVKNIPTIRQQLLSHGMAPSTPILIGQSLETAQERIFTTTLDDVLTCIDSQRVSHPATIIIGDVAMFSAL; encoded by the coding sequence ATGGGTGAACTCATCATCGTGGGCGCCGGTCTGGGCGGCCAGTCCATAACCCTTGCCGGCATCGAAGCCATTCGCAACGCCGAAGTGGTCCTCTACGACCGGCTTATCCATCCCGACATCCAGCAGTACATCGCCTGCGAAGGCCGGGATGTGGGCAAGCGGCCCTACCACGCCCACTGCATGACCCAGGCCCAGATCAACGCCATGATCGTGGATGAACTGCAGCAGGGCAAGCGCGTCGTGCGCCTCAAGGGCGGCGACACCTCCGTCTTCGCCCGCACCATCGAAGAGGTGGAAGCCGCCCGCGCCGTGGGTGCCCGCGTCACCATCATTCCCGGCGTCACCTCGGCCTCATCCCTGGCCGCCAGAGTGCAGAGCGCCCTGACCGACCGGCGCAGCGTGCCGGGAGTGGTCTTCATCACCGGTCACACCAAGGCCGACACTCTGGAAACCAGCTACCGCTGGGACGCCCTGTGCGCCCTGGGCTTTACCATTGTCGTCTACATGGGCGTCAAAAACATACCCACCATCCGCCAGCAGCTGCTGTCACACGGCATGGCCCCCTCCACGCCCATCCTGATCGGCCAGAGCCTGGAAACCGCACAGGAACGCATCTTCACCACCACCCTGGACGACGTGCTCACCTGCATCGACAGCCAGCGCGTCAGCCACCCGGCCACCATCATCATCGGTGATGTGGCCATGTTTTCGGCACTCTAG
- a CDS encoding cob(I)yrinic acid a,c-diamide adenosyltransferase — MLPQGYVQIYTGNGKGKTTAALGLALRCAGAGGRVFFCQFLKKGDSSEWAALQQLQQRITHRAFGSGKFIRGEPAEEDRQLARAGLEEARRALQSATYDLVVLDELIAALNRQLVSRAEIQELLALRPAHTELVLTGRNAPDFLLQQADLVSEMREVKHYFQQGVAARRGMEK, encoded by the coding sequence ATGCTCCCCCAGGGGTACGTGCAGATCTATACCGGCAACGGCAAGGGCAAAACCACCGCCGCCCTCGGCCTGGCGCTGCGCTGCGCCGGGGCCGGAGGCAGAGTTTTCTTCTGCCAGTTCCTCAAGAAGGGCGATTCATCGGAGTGGGCCGCCCTGCAGCAGCTGCAGCAGCGCATCACCCACCGCGCCTTTGGCAGCGGGAAGTTCATCCGCGGGGAACCTGCGGAAGAAGATCGCCAGCTGGCACGCGCTGGCCTGGAGGAAGCCCGCCGCGCCCTGCAGTCGGCAACCTATGATCTGGTCGTCCTCGATGAACTCATCGCCGCCCTCAACAGGCAGCTGGTGAGCCGCGCGGAGATACAGGAGCTGCTGGCTCTGCGGCCAGCGCACACCGAACTGGTGCTGACCGGCCGCAATGCCCCGGACTTTCTGCTGCAGCAGGCCGATCTGGTGAGCGAAATGCGCGAAGTGAAGCACTACTTTCAGCAGGGAGTAGCAGCGCGCAGGGGAATGGAAAAGTAA
- a CDS encoding aminotransferase class I/II-fold pyridoxal phosphate-dependent enzyme produces the protein MQQGNHGGNIFQAAAFIGCDPGDIRDYSSNVADWQPEGIADIDLPGLLARLPEPHSQTLKAACAAASGLSSQQVWVTAGTTEAIERICQLYGGKRVTILGPTYSDYAHAARQYNLDIHMLLAEPQHGFRHDFATLNVDGDLCFLCNPNNPTATTASRQEVLSLVQRHPRTLFVVDESYLPFHCDEAALTLVPHLTPNLLVLRSFSKIHGIPGLRLGFAMGGSADLLEKLESRCSLWSVNSIAQEMGMRLLSADSTRVARTMAKRRDSIYRELAAFPWLTPLPSAVNFLLCQLHGRDASHLFRHCLQQRVLIRDCSNFAGLDSSCIRFSIKEDMRPLSQAFASF, from the coding sequence ATGCAGCAAGGCAACCATGGCGGCAATATCTTCCAGGCAGCGGCCTTCATCGGGTGCGACCCCGGAGATATTCGCGACTACAGCTCCAATGTGGCCGACTGGCAGCCCGAAGGCATCGCGGACATTGACCTGCCCGGCCTGTTGGCCCGCCTTCCCGAACCCCACAGCCAGACCCTGAAGGCCGCCTGCGCCGCAGCCTCTGGCCTCAGTTCACAGCAAGTGTGGGTCACCGCCGGAACCACCGAGGCCATAGAACGCATCTGCCAGCTTTACGGCGGCAAGCGCGTCACCATCCTGGGGCCAACCTACAGCGACTACGCCCATGCCGCGCGCCAGTACAACCTCGACATCCACATGCTCCTGGCAGAGCCGCAGCACGGCTTTCGTCACGACTTCGCCACCCTGAACGTGGACGGTGACCTGTGCTTTCTGTGCAACCCCAATAACCCCACCGCCACCACAGCCTCCCGCCAGGAAGTGCTCTCCCTGGTACAGCGCCACCCCCGAACCCTGTTTGTGGTGGATGAGTCCTACCTGCCCTTCCACTGCGACGAAGCCGCGCTGACCCTGGTGCCCCACCTGACACCCAACCTGCTGGTGCTGCGCTCATTCTCCAAAATCCATGGCATTCCCGGCCTGCGCCTGGGCTTTGCCATGGGTGGCAGCGCCGATCTGCTGGAAAAACTTGAAAGCCGGTGCTCCCTGTGGAGTGTCAACAGCATCGCCCAGGAGATGGGAATGCGCCTGCTGAGCGCAGACAGCACCCGCGTCGCCCGAACCATGGCCAAGCGTCGGGACTCCATCTACCGGGAACTTGCCGCCTTCCCCTGGCTCACCCCCCTGCCCTCGGCGGTGAACTTCCTCCTCTGCCAGCTCCACGGACGCGACGCCAGCCACCTCTTCCGGCACTGCCTGCAGCAGCGGGTGCTGATCCGCGACTGCAGCAACTTTGCCGGACTGGACAGCTCCTGCATCCGCTTCAGCATCAAGGAGGATATGCGGCCTCTCTCCCAAGCATTTGCGAGCTTCTGA
- the cbiB gene encoding adenosylcobinamide-phosphate synthase CbiB: MNLMLFVSLNLLSLVLAFMLDQWLGDPHSSLHPVCLMGRLNRWLETFLHPWGFFGGLLLTLFSVTMASLLPAIALYLSWQWHLLAYVVVNTLIIAICISSKSMEEHALAVHTPLAAGELENARHALSMIVSRHTSELDETEVARSTVESVAENFTDGVLSPALYAALGGGTAAMFFKAISTLDSMVGYRNERYQHFGTFAARSDDLLNFLPARLSILVIALATLFTPRASAAGALRAAARYRKAHPSPNSAHSMAAFAGALGVQLGGPATYHGQRKEKPWIGDGTEPLNAQTIQNATRLFSAATIVVMFLAVAIFGITWHPAHCCRGGTANGGDITQRPWGGETGRA, encoded by the coding sequence ATGAATCTGATGCTTTTTGTAAGCCTGAACCTGTTGAGCCTGGTGCTGGCCTTCATGCTGGACCAGTGGCTGGGCGACCCCCACTCCAGCCTCCACCCCGTCTGCCTGATGGGCCGCCTCAACCGCTGGCTGGAAACATTTCTGCACCCGTGGGGCTTTTTCGGCGGCCTCCTGCTGACCCTCTTCTCCGTCACCATGGCCAGCCTCCTGCCCGCCATAGCGCTGTACCTCAGCTGGCAGTGGCACCTGCTGGCCTATGTGGTCGTCAATACCCTCATCATCGCTATCTGCATCAGCAGCAAATCCATGGAAGAACACGCCCTGGCAGTCCACACACCCCTCGCCGCCGGAGAGCTGGAAAATGCCCGCCACGCCCTCTCCATGATCGTCAGCCGCCATACCAGCGAACTGGACGAAACGGAAGTGGCACGCTCCACCGTGGAATCCGTCGCCGAAAACTTCACCGACGGCGTGCTCTCCCCCGCACTCTACGCCGCCCTGGGGGGAGGAACCGCCGCCATGTTCTTCAAAGCCATCAGCACCCTGGACTCCATGGTCGGCTACCGCAACGAACGCTACCAGCACTTCGGCACATTCGCCGCCCGCTCCGACGACCTGCTGAACTTCCTGCCCGCCCGCCTCAGCATCCTCGTCATCGCCCTGGCCACCCTGTTTACCCCCAGAGCCTCGGCAGCCGGAGCCCTTCGCGCAGCAGCCCGGTACCGCAAAGCCCACCCCAGCCCCAACTCCGCCCACAGCATGGCCGCCTTCGCCGGAGCCCTCGGCGTGCAGCTGGGCGGCCCCGCCACCTACCACGGCCAACGCAAGGAAAAACCCTGGATCGGCGATGGCACAGAACCCCTGAACGCCCAGACCATCCAAAACGCCACGCGCCTGTTCAGCGCCGCCACCATCGTGGTGATGTTTCTCGCCGTCGCCATATTCGGCATCACCTGGCACCCTGCCCACTGCTGTAGGGGGGGAACCGCGAATGGGGGAGATATCACGCAAAGACCGTGGGGAGGGGAAACCGGAAGAGCTTAA